The genomic DNA TTGTTGAAAAGGAACCTCCTGATTTGGTTCTGCTCGATATGAAAATTCCGGGTATGGACGGACTTGAAATCTTGAAGCATCTAAAGACCATGAATCCCGATATCAAGGTTATTATGATGACAGCTTATGGAGAACTGGACATGATTAAAGAGGCGACGGAGCTGGGAGCACTCATGCACTTTACCAAGCCCTTTGATATTGATGAAATGCGAATCGCCGTAAACAAGCAACTCAGGGGTAACGAAGAGAGTCACTTTGGTTGAAAACTCTGTTAACACAACAGGGTTTTTTGTTTGTGTTTATGGGAAATACTGAAAGTAAATCCTCTCCTTATACAATTCTATGAAAAAACGGCGTCCTGAGCGTGATTTTCGTATGTGTTGATGTGCAAAAGCTTGTTTAGTATTTAACATGGGTTGTGGTATAATAAGCCCGTATGTGATGTCGGCTAAAATATAGACAAACCCAAACACCCTTAGGAGGACTGTAACCATGCCATTGGTATCTATGACAGACATGTTGAACAAAGCACTTGAAGGAAAATACGCGGTAGGTCAGTACAACATTAACAATCTGGAGTGGACTCAAGCTATTCTGGGCGCTGCTGAAGAAGAAAAATCCCCGGTAATCCTGGGTGTATCTGAAGGTGCAGCACGTCACATGGGCGGTTTCTACACTGTTGTTAAAATGGTAGAAGGTCTTATTCATGACATGAAAATTACGGTTCCGGTTGCGATCCATTTGGACCACGGTTCCAGCTTTGAAAAATGTAAAGAAGCCATTGATGCTGGTTTCACATCTGTTATGATTGACGATTCCCACAGCCCAATCGACACAAATATCGAAACGACTAAAAAAGTCGTTGAATATGCACATTCCAAAGGCGTTTCTGTTGAAGCTGAAGTTGGAATGGTTGGCGGTCAAGAGGATGATGTTGTAGGTGACGTAATGTACGCGAAGCTTGACGACTGTCTGCGTATCGTTAACGAAACAGGTATCGACACACTGGCTCCTGCACTGGGTTCCGTTCACGGACCTTACAAAGGCGAGCCAAACCTTGGATTCAAAGAAATGGAAGAGATCTGCACTGCAATCAAACTTCCACTTGTTCTGCATGGTGGTACTGGTATCCCAACGCATGACATCAAAAAAGCAATCTCGCTGGGAACTTCCAAAATCAATGTAAACACAGAGAACCAAATCGTGTTCGCGAAAGTGGTTCGTGAAGTGCTTGCTGAGAAACCGGATGCTTATGACCCACGTACATTTATCGCTCCAGGTCGTGAAGCGATTAAACAAACCGTTATCGGTAAAATCCGTGAGTTCGGTTCCAACAACCAAGCGTAAGAATAAGTTGATGTACCGTGCATCTGCATGGTTCAATGTATCTCTTGATTGTAATTGTAGTTCTGCACAGAGGATTTGAATCTGTTCAGTTGAATAGTTTGACTTGGAAAGCACACCGCTTAGCCGGTGTCTTTCCATTTTAACCACCAAAAAGTTGAAAGTTTATTATTTGACCGACTGCAAAACAAGTAGGGGGACCCTCAAGCTTATGGAAAAATTGATGATCACCGGTGGACGGCCGCTTCAAGGTACAGTTTCCATCAGCGGTGCCAAAAACAGTGCCATCGCCTTGATTCCCGCCGCCATTCTGGCAGAGTCGGAAGTCATTTTGGACAATTTGCCGCTGTTGAGTGATGTGGCGGTATATTCCGAAATACTGGAGGAACTTGGTGCAACCGTTGCCTGGGAAGGCAGCCAGATGAGAATAGATCCATCCTCCATTAAATCCATTCCCATGCCGAATGGACCTGTTAAAAAATTACGGGCATCCTATTATATGATGGGAGCCATGCTAGGCAGATTCAAGGAAGCGATCATCGGTTTGCCAGGAGGGTGTAATTTTGAACCTCGGCCCATTGATCAGCATATCAAAGGTTTTGAAGCACTGGGTGCTACGGTGACGAATGAGCACGGTGCTATTCATTTGCATGCCAAAGAGCTGCGAGGTACCAAGATTTATTTGGATGTCAGCAGTGTAGGAGCTACGATTAACATTATGCTGGCGGCCGCACGTGCCAAAGGCGCCACAATTATCGAAAATGCGGCTAAAGAGCCTGAGATTATAGATGTAGCAACCTTGTTAAACTCCATGGGGGCCATTATTAAGGGCGCCGGAACGGAAACGATACGGATTGAAGGTGTGTCCGAGCTACATGGCTGCCGTCACTCCATCATACCTGACCGCATACAAGCGGGCACATATATGATTGCTGCTGCGGCTACTCGTGGTAATGTTTTGATTGATAACGTAATTCCCAAGCATATGGAGGCTCTGACTGCAAAAATGCAGGAAATGGGTATTGGCATAGAGGAATATGACGAAAGTATTCGTGTTCTGGGTTCACCTTCATATGAGCATGTTGATGTTAAAGCCTTAATTTACCCCGGATTCGCCACAGACTTGCAATCTCCTATGACCAGTTTGCTTACTCAGGCGCAAGGGGTCAGTGTACTGAGCGATTTTGTTTATAGCAATCGTTTTAAACATGTCCCTGAACTTGTACGAATGGGGGCTAAAATCCGCGTAGAAGGTCGTTCGGCTATTATTGAGGGGGGCAAGCTAAATGCGGCTAAAGTCAAAGCGGCCGATCTGCGTGCTGGCGCAGCGCTTGTCATTGCCGGACTTACCGTAAGTGAAGGCGTAACCGAGGTGTCAGGTGTAGAATACATCGACCGTGGTTATGACCATCTTGTCTCCAATCTGCGTCTTTTGGGCGCGGACGTATGGCGGCAGACAGAATAACAAACTTCTTACATTTTGGGACTCCCGAAACGGATGAACAATAGAATGGATAGTCTCTATGCAGCCGCTGCATGATACAAGATATAGGTTTATACCTGAATCAATTTCATAATCCCCTCAGTAGCTTTAATCAAGAGTACATATAGAGCAAAATGGTTTAGTTTGTCTATATGTACATACATTTCGTTGGCTTAATCATGTATGAAATGGATTCACCTAACAATCTTTTATCGGAAAACCGTAATAATTCGGTATAATCCAGGCAGATGGCTGCATAACTTTATTTGTTTTGGTTAAAATTATGTTGATGGCGTTTATGATATCATTGTCTATCATTTAGTTTTGAATGGACTTAATAATTGAATAGGTGGTTATTATATGGATCTGCAAATTTCCGATCTGGAAGAAATGAAGCTGACCGATCTGTACAAACTGGCCAAGCAATACCAGATCCCGTACTACGGAACGCTCAAGAAAAAAGAATTAATTTTTGCCATCCTGCGTGCACAAGCCGAGAAGAGCGGATTGATGTTTATGCAGGGTGTTCTGGAAATACTTCCTGAAGGTTACGGCTTTCTGAGGCCGATCAATTACCTCCCGAGTACCGAAGATATTTACATCTCTGCTTCACAAATCCGCAAGTTTGACTTGAGAACAGGCGATCTAGTATCCGGTAAATGCCGGACTCCGAAAGAGAATGAACGATATTTTGGATTGCTTCAAGTTAACGCCGTCAATGGAAGAAGTCCTGAACAAGCTGCTGAGCGGCTACACTTTCCTGCACTGACTCCACTGTATCCGCAAACTAAATTAGTCCTTGAAACTACCCCCAATAATTTGTCTACGAGAATAATGGATATATTGGCCCCTGTCGGACTTGGACAGCGTGGACTCATTGTGGCACCTCCCAAAGCTGGTAAAACACTTCTGCTCAAAGAAATTGCCAATAGCATTTCTACCAACAATCCCGAGATTGAGCTGTTTGTCTTGCTGATTGATGAACGTCCGGAAGAAGTGACCGACATGCAGCGTTCTGTTAAAGGTGAAGTTGTTGCTTCCACTTTTGATGAACTGCCTGAGAACCATATCAAGGTAGTGGAATTGGTTCTAGAGCGTGCCCTTCGCCTTGTAGAGCATAAAAAAGACGTGGTTATCCTGCTGGATAGCATTACTCGTCTTGCACGTGCCTACAACTTGGTTATTCCAGCATCCGGTCGTACGCTTAGTGGGGGTATTGATCCAGGGGCTTTCCACCGTCCGAAACGCTTTTTTGGTGCGGCACGGAATGTGGAAGAGGGCGGAAGTCTTACCATTTTGGCCACAGCGCTCATTGATACAGGATCGCGGATGGATGACATTATCTATGAAGAGTTTAAAAGCACAGGCAATATGGAGCTTCATTTGGACCGCAAGCTTGCGGAACGCCGCATATTCCCGGCTATTGATATTCGTCGCTCCGGTACCCGGCGTGAGGAAATGTTGTTAGGTAAGGAAGAATTGGATACTATTTGGGCCATTCGTAAAAATATGACAGAAAGCCACGATTTTGTGGAAGGCTTCCTGAAGAAATTGCGGAACAGCAGCAATAACGCAGAGTTTTTGGCCTCGTTTGAACCAACGGCACCATCCAATGGTTCGCAAAGCAGTTCAAGTACTCCGCAACGGAGGACCACGCGTTCCACCACAGCATCGGTTCCAGCTTCAACCAACTAAAACCAGCCACATAGCTACCCTGAATAACAATGATCAGCCTATGGATAATCGTCATTTCCATAATAGGTATTTATCTGTTCCTCAAGCACGCACCCGTCACGGTTCGACGGGTTTCAGGCGTGCGCTTGGCGGAACGAAAGGAGCTTCACAATGTATTTGGTATATGCCGACGAAAAAGGCAATGTATATGATCATGCTTCTTTGTATGGGCTTGCCCGCAGTGCGGACATGATTGTTGAAATCATGGAAGATGAGCTCATTCCGCTACCTGAAGGAGCTACGCTGGTAAGTCTGCCCAACACACGCCCGGTCGGTATGAACCCTGAATCCGGGGAAATGGTTTCCTTGCCAGGCGATATGCAGGCAGTGGGGGCTTTGTTACCTCAAGGCTTTACACGCTTGTGCCTGCCAGGGTATGTGAAGACCGATAAGGAGTATAAGCTCCCCTTGTTCGGTTATTCGGCCGTGGTCTGGAAAGATGGAGCTTTCTATGTAACGGCCGAGCGGAGTGATAATCCGTCCAAATGGAATCCGGAAAACTGTGACCGCCACGAGGTAAAGCAGGGCGTGCAGCGGATGACGGAGCAGTACCCGGAAAATCGGCTGTACCAACATTTGTCCAACTGTGCCTTAGGCTATGAGTGTCTTACCTCCTCGAACACGTTCCTAAATCGCTGGGAGGGTGGAGTTCCGGTATCTTACTCTTGTAATGCCGGATGCTTTGGCTGCATCTCGGAACAGCCGGATAACAGCGGTTTTGTATCCCCTCAGACGAGAATGAACTTCCGCCCTCGTGTCGAGGAGATTGTGGAAGTCATGCTGGAGCATTTGAAAACACCGGAGTCCATTATTAGCTTTGGCCAAGGGTGTGAAGGGGAGCCTTCTACTCAAGCCAAGTTGATTATAGATTCGATCAAAGAGGTCCGTTCCGTTACAGATATGGGATACATCAATATTAATACGAATGCAGGCTTGAACGATCATATCCGGGGTATTGTAGATGCCGGGCTTGATCTGATGCGGGTCAGCACGATTAGCGCGCTGGACGACCATTACAATGCGTATTACAAACCGCGTGGTTACACGTTAGCCAATGTGGAAAAATCACTTCGTTATGCTTCCGAGCAGGGAGTATATACGTCGATTAACTATTTGATTTTTCCGGGCGTGACAGACCGCGAGGAAGAAATCGAAGCGATGATTGAGTTTGCCAAACGCACAAAGCTCAAGCTTATTCAGATGCGCAACCTGAATATTGATCCAGAAAGCTATCTGGAGCTGATTCCACCTGCCCAAGGAGAGATTCTTGGCATGAAGCAAATGCTTGAGATTTACCGGGAGGAACTGCCCGATGTCGTTATCGGGTCTTACACCCATGTACCGCCTCAAGGGCTGGCGCGTCCCAAATTTGCCAAGGCCTAAAACGGTCAATAGCGGGTTGAACTGCACCTGTTTTACGCCATTTTTGGATACAAAAAAGAGTTGTTGAAACGCTCATATCCAGGTGCTATAATGTGAACATGTGTTCATACAACTCTGGGCTGACAGGACGTTCAGGGCGGAAAGAGGTGAAAGTTCAATGCAACAAGCTATTCAACCGAAATTTAACGTAACTAATGTCACTTGTGCTTGCGGAAATACGTTCGAAACCGGTTCAGTGAAAGGTTCTCTGCGCGTGGAGATTTGCTCCGCTTGCCACCCATTCTTCACAGGGAAGCAGAAATTCCTTGATGCTGGCGGCCGTGTGGATCGTTTCAAGAAGAAGTACGGTATCTAATTGATTACCGCAGGTTATAAAGTTATTAGAGCCTTCTGCTATTGCAGAGGGCTCTTTTTGTTGTGGATGTTTGCTTTTTGTGCGGCCTTGAGATATACTTATTTTCACCGTGCTAGATGGGGAGGTAGCGGTGCCCTGTAACTCGCAATCCGCTATAGCGAGGTTGAATTCCTGTTAGAGGTGTTGTTGATGTGAGGCTGGTCCCTGCGCACAATGTTGACGGTTGGGTCCTCCGCAATGAGTACTTGTGAACCTGGTCAGGTCCGGAAGGAAGCAGCCATAAGCGAGAACACTCTTGTGCCGGAGGGTGGCCTAGCCCGAGTTGTTGTTCAGGATTGCCGCTCGGATCACAACGATCAATAACAGGTGCACGGTATATATTAGAAATTAGAACATCTTGGCAGTCACTGCGAAGATGTTTTTTTGTGCTTTGGCTATGTTTAATTGCATTCATGTTTTTCCCCCTAAACTAACTGGCAGGGAGATTTACAAATGATGGATTAGTTGTTAATGTGACATAAAGGGGGGTAAAGATGAGAATTGTTTTTGCAACTGATTCCGACTATGGATACATACGAGACCGTGACCATCATATTTCAGAGAGTTTAATACAGGTGAAAATAAAGGGAAAAGAAATATATATATTGCGAAACCAAGATGAAAGTAATATTGGATGGATGAGGTATGGATACTTTTGGGACAACACACCTTTCCTGAACATGATTTGGGTCGATGAACAATATCGAGACAAGGGTGTGGGGAAGCAGGTTGTCCTCTTTTGGGAAGATCAAATGAAACAAAAGGGCTTCAAATTGGTTATGACATCTACTCTGGCAAATGAAAAGGCTCAGCACTTCTATAGAAAATTAGGATATCGGGACGCAGGGTGTTTATTACTCGAAAATGAGCCGTTAGAAATAATTTTGACTAAAACATTACTTTAATTCGTTTTTTATCTACTTAAAAAATGAATTTAACCGCTTTTCATAAGGCGGTTTTCTTTTGCTCGAATATCAACAATAAACAAAAACATAGCCTTGTGTTTATTATTTGAAAGGTGTCCGGTTTAGATTCGGACGGGAGTATAGTATAATGAAGTGTAGATTAATGTTCATGAAAGTGAATGGGAAAGAGGGTAACGCGCATTGGAACATATAGCGTTGTACCGTGCTTGGCGGCCACAGTCGTTCAAGGATATGGTAGGGCAACAGCATATTATCCAGACATTGCAGAATGCCATCCGCGAAAATCGTACGTCCCATGCCTACCTGTTCAGCGGTCCGCGAGGAACGGGTAAGACGAGTGCGGCCAAAATTTTGGCCAAGGCAATTAACTGTGAGCATGGACCGGCGCCGGAGCCTTGCAACGAATGCGAAGCCTGTAAACGGATCACGGCCGGAGCTGTCATGGATGTACAGGAGATTGACGCAGCCTCCAATCGGGGCGTTGAAGAGATTCGTGATTTGCGCGATAAAGTCAAATATGCGCCGACTGAAGTGCGGCACAAGGTTTATATCATCGATGAAGTGCACATGCT from Paenibacillus sp. FSL R10-2782 includes the following:
- a CDS encoding response regulator, yielding MEKKKVLIVDDQNGIRILLMEVFGSEGYETFQAANGKIALEIVEKEPPDLVLLDMKIPGMDGLEILKHLKTMNPDIKVIMMTAYGELDMIKEATELGALMHFTKPFDIDEMRIAVNKQLRGNEESHFG
- the fba gene encoding class II fructose-1,6-bisphosphate aldolase, giving the protein MPLVSMTDMLNKALEGKYAVGQYNINNLEWTQAILGAAEEEKSPVILGVSEGAARHMGGFYTVVKMVEGLIHDMKITVPVAIHLDHGSSFEKCKEAIDAGFTSVMIDDSHSPIDTNIETTKKVVEYAHSKGVSVEAEVGMVGGQEDDVVGDVMYAKLDDCLRIVNETGIDTLAPALGSVHGPYKGEPNLGFKEMEEICTAIKLPLVLHGGTGIPTHDIKKAISLGTSKINVNTENQIVFAKVVREVLAEKPDAYDPRTFIAPGREAIKQTVIGKIREFGSNNQA
- a CDS encoding UDP-N-acetylglucosamine 1-carboxyvinyltransferase; protein product: MEKLMITGGRPLQGTVSISGAKNSAIALIPAAILAESEVILDNLPLLSDVAVYSEILEELGATVAWEGSQMRIDPSSIKSIPMPNGPVKKLRASYYMMGAMLGRFKEAIIGLPGGCNFEPRPIDQHIKGFEALGATVTNEHGAIHLHAKELRGTKIYLDVSSVGATINIMLAAARAKGATIIENAAKEPEIIDVATLLNSMGAIIKGAGTETIRIEGVSELHGCRHSIIPDRIQAGTYMIAAAATRGNVLIDNVIPKHMEALTAKMQEMGIGIEEYDESIRVLGSPSYEHVDVKALIYPGFATDLQSPMTSLLTQAQGVSVLSDFVYSNRFKHVPELVRMGAKIRVEGRSAIIEGGKLNAAKVKAADLRAGAALVIAGLTVSEGVTEVSGVEYIDRGYDHLVSNLRLLGADVWRQTE
- the rho gene encoding transcription termination factor Rho — its product is MDLQISDLEEMKLTDLYKLAKQYQIPYYGTLKKKELIFAILRAQAEKSGLMFMQGVLEILPEGYGFLRPINYLPSTEDIYISASQIRKFDLRTGDLVSGKCRTPKENERYFGLLQVNAVNGRSPEQAAERLHFPALTPLYPQTKLVLETTPNNLSTRIMDILAPVGLGQRGLIVAPPKAGKTLLLKEIANSISTNNPEIELFVLLIDERPEEVTDMQRSVKGEVVASTFDELPENHIKVVELVLERALRLVEHKKDVVILLDSITRLARAYNLVIPASGRTLSGGIDPGAFHRPKRFFGAARNVEEGGSLTILATALIDTGSRMDDIIYEEFKSTGNMELHLDRKLAERRIFPAIDIRRSGTRREEMLLGKEELDTIWAIRKNMTESHDFVEGFLKKLRNSSNNAEFLASFEPTAPSNGSQSSSSTPQRRTTRSTTASVPASTN
- a CDS encoding radical SAM protein; translation: MYLVYADEKGNVYDHASLYGLARSADMIVEIMEDELIPLPEGATLVSLPNTRPVGMNPESGEMVSLPGDMQAVGALLPQGFTRLCLPGYVKTDKEYKLPLFGYSAVVWKDGAFYVTAERSDNPSKWNPENCDRHEVKQGVQRMTEQYPENRLYQHLSNCALGYECLTSSNTFLNRWEGGVPVSYSCNAGCFGCISEQPDNSGFVSPQTRMNFRPRVEEIVEVMLEHLKTPESIISFGQGCEGEPSTQAKLIIDSIKEVRSVTDMGYININTNAGLNDHIRGIVDAGLDLMRVSTISALDDHYNAYYKPRGYTLANVEKSLRYASEQGVYTSINYLIFPGVTDREEEIEAMIEFAKRTKLKLIQMRNLNIDPESYLELIPPAQGEILGMKQMLEIYREELPDVVIGSYTHVPPQGLARPKFAKA
- the rpmE gene encoding 50S ribosomal protein L31, which translates into the protein MQQAIQPKFNVTNVTCACGNTFETGSVKGSLRVEICSACHPFFTGKQKFLDAGGRVDRFKKKYGI
- a CDS encoding GNAT family N-acetyltransferase, translated to MRIVFATDSDYGYIRDRDHHISESLIQVKIKGKEIYILRNQDESNIGWMRYGYFWDNTPFLNMIWVDEQYRDKGVGKQVVLFWEDQMKQKGFKLVMTSTLANEKAQHFYRKLGYRDAGCLLLENEPLEIILTKTLL